From a region of the Suncus etruscus isolate mSunEtr1 chromosome 11, mSunEtr1.pri.cur, whole genome shotgun sequence genome:
- the LOC126022346 gene encoding olfactory receptor 8S1-like produces MASGNHSSITEFVLLGLSADPQVQVLLSALFLMIYLLTLLGNLLMILVIHTDSNLHTPMYFFLSHLSFQDIFYSSVTVPKMLENLLSQRKTISVEGCLAQVFFVFATTGVEACLLSVMAYDRYAAICHPLLYGRVMNKQLCGRLVWGSWVVAFLDALVNVLLALDLDFCESQTIHHYSCELPSLFPLSCSDISTNAAMLLCSALLHAIGTCLLIVFSYARIVSTILSIRSATGKSKAFSTCSSHLTAVLLFYGSAIARYLMPTSGSPLELILSIQYSVITPMLNPLIYSLKNKEVKTALRRMTLNYLQCLR; encoded by the coding sequence ATGGCCTCAGGAAATCACAGCAGTATCACAGAGTTCGTCCTCCTGGGGTTATCTGCTGACCCCCAAGTCCAGGTTCTACTCTCTGCTTTGTTCCTGATGATTTACCTCCTTACTCTTCTGGGCAACCTGCTGATGATACTCGTCATCCACACAGATTCGAACCTCCACACACCCATGTATTTTTTCCTGAGCCACCTTTCCTTCCAAGACATCTTCTATTCTTCAGTCACTGTCCCCAAGATGCTTGAGAACCTCCTGTCTCAGAGAAAGACCATTTCAGTAGAGGGATGCTTGGCACAGGTCTTCTTTGTGTTTGCCACCACAGGAGTTGAAGCTTGTCTGCTCTCGGTGATGGCCTACGACCGCTATGCTGCCATCTGCCACCCTCTGCTCTATGGTCGGGTGATGAATAAACAGCTCTGTGGAAGACTGGTGTGGGGCTCCTGGGTTGTGGCCTTTCTGGACGCGCTGGTCAATGTTctcttggctttggatttggattTTTGTGAGAGTCAAACCATCCACCATTACTCCTGTGAgctcccttctctcttccctctctcctgttCTGATATCTCCACCAATGCTGCCATGTTGCTCTGCTCTGCCTTACTGCATGCCATTGGGACCTGCCTCCTGATAGTTTTCTCCTATGCTCGCATTGTCTCTACCATCCTCAGTATCCGCTCCGCCACAGGCAAAAGCAAGGCCTTTTCCACTTGCTCCTCTCACCTCACTGCAGTGCTCTTGTTCTACGGTTCAGCCATTGCTCGTTACCTCATGCCAACCTCAGGTTCACCTCTGGAGTTAATACTCTCCATACAATACAGTGTGATCACTCCCATGCTGAATCCTCTCATCTACAGCTTGAAGAACAAGGAGGTTAAAACAGCCCTGAGAAGAATGACGCTAAACTATTTGCAATGTCttagatag